The DNA region tgcaatgactgaggtgtacccaggttgatctttcagctattttagcagcagtaggtgtagacaaaagaacttggtcaggtccttcccacttaggAGAATAccagtggttttttttgtttgtttttcttacgcttctcactaggacccagtcTCCTGGCTCCACCGGTTGGAATTTCTGTCGGGAGACAGAGGTctcatgaccttgcttttgtttttctaacattcttctcatgtaatcagctagattagactcatcatttgtctcctagtagtttttgaactgaggaagcctgtacggtcttccaaataagatctcataaggagttaggcctgcggtgcttgtaatgtttatgtagagcttagccaaatcgaCACATTGTGTCATGcatctcttcagtctgtttttaatagtgccattagctctttcaactaagcctgcgctctgaggatgatgggagcaatggtgttttaaatcaatatgaaacataacactgatctttttaacaacttgatttacaaaatgagtaccgtTATCAGAGTACATTTTTTCTGGGATACCATATCTGggtatgatatctttgcagagtgctttagcaactgttagcgcatctgggttttttgttggaaatagttctatccattttgaaaatgcatctattatgactagacagtatttcttcccttcacttttatttaattctatgaagtccatatgtatagtttggaatggatattggggagcaggaaattttcctctcctgggtctcagatttccctgtgaattgtgtttcgcacacgtcagacatgttctacaaaaattttttgaataagaattaaatccataggttgtataatgctgctgtatctgtcctaccatccttcctgttgagacatgtgttacaccatggctcaatatagcagcccatttatacagattttttggtaggataggttttcctgctggtcatacatagatgtcttcttttaaggttgctcatttttctttgatgagccatctacaaacaaaaatgcttcagcttttaaaggttgatctaaatcacttctactttttgcagattgttcagctaattcttggcagtcatgtggttctccatcATCCGGGAGAGGTAACAGTGTAGCAGGATTCAAGGTTGTGCATCTCTCTATTGTCAAATGAGGTTGTGATAAAAGTGTTGCCATGCATGCTAAATGTCTAGCCGGTGATAAGAAAGTCATGTTTGTCTGCAACAACAAAGCTGACACCGCATGTGGTACTTTCAACGTTAAAGGATGAAACAACACTATAgaagcactcgtttccacagccatagacGCTGCAAtcacagctttcacacagtgtggaagagcatatgctacagggtcaagtttagacgagaaatatgctatCGGTTTAATTTTGgtcccacattgttgagctaagaccgaggtcatcaaatgtcctttgcaatcaaccatctgaaccaaaggtttgctgtaatctaaggctaaagctaaagctgtgctcgacACTAAAGCTTGCTTAatgtcacggaaggcctttgctgcgttttcagtccattttagtgaagaagtcatttttaaatcctcttcATACATCAATGTTTGCAACGGTGCTgcaatttcagcataatttggcacccagttgcggcaataattagttagtcctaaaaaggacatcatttgctttttagtttgtggtttGGGAGCTtgcaaaatagctgttttacggccttctatgatagttcttcctcctgcactcaggttgtgacccaagCACTTTACTTCAGCTTTGCACAGCTGTAAtttacttttgcttactttatggccttcttctgctaaatgtttaagaagtgctatggtgtctattttacatgcttctaaggtttcagatgctaataaaacatcatctacataaatcaatacttgactcccactgggagggtgaaatttagccatacttgctgtcatcatctgagaataaatagttgggctttcacaataaccttggggtaatctggtgtaagtgtaaTGTTTGAATCATCCAGTGTGCATGTGGACATGTTAATGTTATGCCGCTCTACCCATCCACGAATAGGCTCTCTGGAGCCTGCATGGAGGGCATTTTTCAACTGTTGTCTATATGCAcctgcatctgtgttgtcatcatgcagtccgctgtttgctctgaaaactttagtcattctggctTGATATTcttcgaaaagctcatcctctctttgtttaacacggttaatttccacataatttgctctcttagcgaaacgatttcgagttcttaatacaagagcattgactctgtttgtcaattcaccatcatcatgttttagcacctaatttttttttttgtttcttttggattccagtctcctcttacatgagtccagttagaacccagagctgtcatccagatctgttgaacctctgcaccattaaggtgatgggctcttctcacattttccataccttctataaagagttctatgtcttccttatgggaaggcacaccttctatggcttttttaacatcctccattgtccaagttctatagactagcattacaggttggtttgtttcagcatttggattagctacttcaatcatggggtacatatcttccattggaggagtgctcgtttcacttagattattcaattttgggactgctggagtcagtgcttgtcctAATGTCTTTGACCACGCATACCCATGGGGGtgcgctgagcgtgtaattctaagtgtatcagtgggtggagggtctaatgtctgtggtgtatatgttggtggcaatgcacacgattcacgaaggtcagggtccaagcctcccacccctgctgctctctgttctacatccgcttcccctttctctgccgacttatctgttgcctgctctgtctgtctgtgcgcgcgtctgctcactgcgcctgtctcatcatcctctttcctgtgaaacattaactgtttgttctcaacctcgtcctttccctcctttgcctccattttcgacttactttgtcccttctctctccttaacgctaactgcaaccaaaactcCGTATCCTCATAACcgcattttttcatctttttcggattatttttagttcgctcttttatttcatcttgtagggctgttatttgttgtgaatttagctgtcctttgaacccataatcagttatccacttgtctaaatacgcgagtttctttggattttgtccgtcgatgaatttccaatccttacaccgcaattcatctctgggcctttgtttacttttacctgcccccatttttttttttttttgatttttacttttagctctacttttctatctgctttttattacaatttttctattttctttttattttatgagttaaccttatcctaatttaccggtttttttttttttttgttttttgttttttattaggaatttggtccagtcttgcacatagggtgacctaaaactgggatgttgatctcagtggggtgataattaatcaaaccgttgtggtacttctcacttcaactctttggagtggagagtcttgcctctgcatccacaagggccttatcacttacagtcccactgctttggtatgattgaaaatacctagtggtatttaacaatcctttcacactcacaatcactcttttggatgatttgtcgtgacttaatttctttttcacgtggccaggactccctcgccctgccttggtacttcccttagtactcttgtttacctgccattgactagtattcacagggtttgtttctcattgcgtcttacagaggactttcgggttcctctctcccaaaacactgccttagtgtctatcgcaatttttacattaagtccccgacaatcatcatcacacacacttttgaattcaagacatgctcaccactgttgtctttcctcctggaattccgtcaaccgtcaggATCCAAGCAGTGAGttgaagcccagtcccggaaagggtatcttaggtcgctttgaggcggcctgctGTGGCCAcagtctttcctgaggttcagcctcacccaccggacccttcaggtgtgttggaatccggctcgaaggaccaaaatgttaggttcaaacaacctgaaacacgagaaacacaaatgaggcaaagacaacagtttgaattttacttgcaaggagaacggggagatgtgctcagttacagatctccagcACGtcctgacgcacacctcccaccatccttgttttattgagattaggaggtccctagttacagaagtcaaatgtgtctaagggagggggaacacaagatagcaggtctcaaacagagcaagagactgtaaatcataatggtgagattatacgtaggccttcactgatttgattagcttagctcacaaacagcacattcttctatatcagattaaaagaacagctcctgtgtcatgctctgcagctctgtctccagtcaaggccacttctccaacagccgctgcatttctgtcgcccttgaccagagaagttcgagttgacatatcaagcatcatgaacattaagcattagcaaataataggaaacattaagtaatgagaaacaatataacaaggtaaaagcaaataagagataactttaatataatggatctaacaccTAACCATCCAGTTAAGAATCAAAAAGCCTCAAGAGGAAATGGCATTGCCTTTGTACAATATTTGACAATTAGGCACTGTACTGAGTGTGAGTAGCATTACATCTCAATGAGTTCCCAGTCACTGCTAAAGCATGAGAACATCTAATCTCAGGAATGCAGCCAAGTCATGACAGCATAATCCAAAAGAAATTTTAAATGAACCTTTTAAAGAGGTAAATCACAAGTCAGGACACATTTACTCTGGATTTTCACTTTATTGGTCAATACATGTTGAAAAGATCAGTAACATGCAGCTCCCTACATCTTTGAAAGGCAGTGACAAATTAAGAATGGTATGGCAATTTCATTGGAAAATTAAAGGGAAATTTAAATGGGGGGTGGTTGGGTTTTGCTGGAGGGATGGGAAAAGGATTGAACACAGGTGGAACATTGTATTGGTAAGGGAAGGGATAACCAGGACCAAATGGAGGCATCGGCTGATTAGGCTTTGTTTTAACTGGGAACGCACCACCTGGTGGAAACATCGGAAGACCCCATGGATAGGGAAATTGTATAGGATTAAATGGGACCTGTCCACCAGGGCTTGGCAAAGTACTTGTCTGAGATGGAGGTATGGTTGTGGTTTTTGGCATCGTGGTTGGGTAAAAATAGGGATTCCAGAAAGGCAGGTTTGGGAACGGCATGGCTTGAGGCATCTGCCCAGAAGGAAGGATCCAGGGGGGATGTTTGACCTGTTGAGGCATCTGAAAAGGAAGGTTCCAGAAAGGCTGTGACAccggtgggggggttgtggcAGCAGCTTGCATAGGAGGTGGCTGACCCCATGAAGACATTGGACACCACAGTGAAAACTGTATGTTGTACCAAAGCATCGGCAGCACGTAGTATCCACCCTAGGAAAGAGTTCATATTTCCTCAACAAATGCTGATGTTATCCAAGCATTTGATCAATCAGCTAGCCTTACCGTGATAATCATGAAACAGCCATTATAAGGAACTACCATGGACAGTGAAGGGGAATTCCACTGTGTGTCATAGCCACAAGTGGAGGGGACATTGGGTAGTGGTACAGGCAGTCCAGAAGCTCCTGTGAAAGATGAAACCAGAATTTACAAAACCATTTAAACAGCTGAAATTAAACCACTTGCACATTTTTACTCCAATACAATCTGAGCAGACATCTTGAGGGTCAAGGACAAGTTTAAAGACTTGGGCTTCATCATTTCCACCCCTGTTCATAGCTTCCCAAGCCAGCAGTTCTCCTTGAAGACATGGTCTTTTGGGCTTCTTGCTGGACGGGGGTGGAGAAGCCTCCTTTCCATTTCATGGAGGCAAGAGCAGCACAGTTGGCATTTTCTATTGCcagccatttaaaatgtttaccCAGCTCACCGTGCTGTTATGACAGGTGAATTGGCATCATGAGCCCCCAAAGACTGCATGGAAGCTTAATGATTTACAAAACCAGAGCCAACTCACTCAGTCCAAGACTAACC from Takifugu flavidus isolate HTHZ2018 chromosome 15, ASM371156v2, whole genome shotgun sequence includes:
- the LOC130539536 gene encoding uncharacterized protein LOC130539536 isoform X3; translation: MATKGKRKRSSLCLAVILFFVSHFARTAESFRLSKTEKSAAAADFKPGRIVFGNIFDKTSGVDAPVEDGAHISPSSTEGDVNYQGDYPGLQTNIPDNMKFMNPSVLCGLNKMKFMAQGADAQQFSMDPGASGLPVPLPNVPSTCGYDTQWNSPSLSMVVPYNGCFMIITGGYYVLPMLWYNIQFSLWCPMSSWGQPPPMQAAATTPPPVSQPFWNLPFQMPQQVKHPPWILPSGQMPQAMPFPNLPFWNPYFYPTTMPKTTTIPPSQTSTLPSPGGQVPFNPIQFPYPWGLPMFPPGGAFPVKTKPNQPMPPFGPGYPFPYQYNVPPVFQRCRELHVTDLFNMY
- the LOC130539536 gene encoding uncharacterized protein LOC130539536 isoform X2; this translates as MATKGKRKRSSLCLAVILFFVSHFARTAESFRLSKTEKSAAAADFKPGRIVFGNIFDKTSGVDAPVEDGAHISPSSTEGDVNYQGDYPGLQTNIPDNMKFMNPSVLCGLNKMKFMAQGADAQQFSMDPASGLPVPLPNVPSTCGYDTQWNSPSLSMVVPYNGCFMIITGGYYVLPMLWYNIQFSLWCPMSSWGQPPPMQAAATTPPPVSQPFWNLPFQMPQQVKHPPWILPSGQMPQAMPFPNLPFWNPYFYPTTMPKTTTIPPSQTSTLPSPGGQVPFNPIQFPYPWGLPMFPPGGAFPVKTKPNQPMPPFGPGYPFPYQYNVPPVFNPFPIPPAKPNHPPFKFPFNFPMKLPYHS
- the LOC130539536 gene encoding uncharacterized protein LOC130539536 isoform X1; its protein translation is MATKGKRKRSSLCLAVILFFVSHFARTAESFRLSKTEKSAAAADFKPGRIVFGNIFDKTSGVDAPVEDGAHISPSSTEGDVNYQGDYPGLQTNIPDNMKFMNPSVLCGLNKMKFMAQGADAQQFSMDPGASGLPVPLPNVPSTCGYDTQWNSPSLSMVVPYNGCFMIITGGYYVLPMLWYNIQFSLWCPMSSWGQPPPMQAAATTPPPVSQPFWNLPFQMPQQVKHPPWILPSGQMPQAMPFPNLPFWNPYFYPTTMPKTTTIPPSQTSTLPSPGGQVPFNPIQFPYPWGLPMFPPGGAFPVKTKPNQPMPPFGPGYPFPYQYNVPPVFNPFPIPPAKPNHPPFKFPFNFPMKLPYHS